The Poseidonibacter lekithochrous region GGAATTGGTTCTGCTTCTATTAGATTTGAATAAGGATAATACTATGAAAATTAATTGTGCGTTAATTGGGTCGGGAAATATTGGAACAGACCTAATGTATAAACTTCAAAGAAGTGAAATCTTAAATCCTTTATGGATGGTAGGAATTGATCCTGAATCTGATGGATTATTAAGAGCTAAAGAAGCTGGAATGAAAACTACAGCAGATGGTGTTGATGGATTATTACCTTTTATTAAAGAAGATGGTGTGAAGATTGCTTTTGATGCAACTTCTGCTTATGTTCATGGGGAAAATAATAGAAAACTTGCAGAACTTGGAGTTCAAGTTATTGATTTAACTCCTGCTGCTATTGGACCATTTTGTGTTCCATCAGTAAATATGCAAGAACTATTAGATCAAAATACTCAAAATGTAAATATGGTTACTTGTGGTGGGCAAGCTACTATTCCTATGATTGCTGCTGTTTCAAAAGTACAAGAAGTTGAATATGCTGAGATTATTGCAACTGCTGCTTCTAAATCAGCGGGTCCGGGAACTAGAGCTAATATTGATGAGTTTACAGAAACTACTAAACTTGGAATTGAACAAGTTGGAGGGGCTAAAAAAGGAAAAGCAATTATTATTCTTAATCCTGCAGAGCCACCTTTAATGATGAGAGATACAATTCATTGTCAAACTAGTGAATCACCAGATCAAGAAGCTATTACAAAATCTGTAAAAGAAATGGTAGCTCAAGTTCAAAAGTTTGTTCCAGGATATGCACTTAAAAACGGACCAGTTTTTGATGGAAATAAAATATCAATTTGGTTAGAGGTTGAAGGACTAGGAGATTACTTACCAAAATATGCAGGTAATCTTGACATTATTACAGCAGCTGCTTCAAATATTGCGGAGCAAATGGCTGAAAAAATTGTAAAAGCTGAAACTATGAGTGAACAAGCTGTAACAGCTACAACAACAGAGCAAAAAGGATTATAAGATGGATTTAAGAGGTAAAAAAATTACTATTCATGATATGTCTTTAAGAGATGGAATGCATTCTGTTAGACATCAATTTACTTTAGAGCAAATGAAAGATATGTCAGTTGCTATGGATAAAGCTGGTGTTCCAATGATTGAAGTAACTCATGGGGATGGACTTGGTGGTTCATCATTAAATTATGGTTATGGATTACATACAGATGAAGAGTGGTTAGATGCAGTTGTTCCTAATATGACTCAAGCAAAAATCTCTGCACTTTTACTTCCTGGAATTGGAATTGTAAAAGATTTAGAGAGAGCAGTTGAACATGGTATCTCAACAGTTAGAGTTGCAACACACTCTACAGAAGCTGATTGTTCAGCTCAACATATAAAAGCAGCAGTAGGAATGAATCTTGATACTGTTGGATTTTTAATGATGGCACATATGGTTGATGAAAAAAGATTAGTTGAAGAAGCTAGAAAAATGGTTTCATATGGAGCTAATTGTATTTATGCAACTGATTCTGCTGGTTACCTTTTACCTGATATGGTAAGTTCAAGAATTGCTGCATTAAAAAAAGAGTTTGGTGATGAAATTGAACTTGGATTCCACGGTCATAATAATATGTCTATGGGAGTATCTAACTCCCTTGCTGCTATTGAAGCCGGAGCTACTAGAATTGATGCTTCTCTTGCTGGATTTGGAGCTGGTTCTGGAAATACTGCTACTGAGGTTTTAGTTGCTGTTTGTAATAGAATGGGAGTTGAAACGGGAGTTGATTTAGATCTAATTGAAGATGCTGCTGAAGATATTGCACTGCCAATTATGGGGAAACCTACAAGAATCTCTAGAGATTCTTTAACATTAGGTTATGCAGGTGTTTATTCTTCTTTCCTATTATTTGCACGTCGTGCTGAGAAAAAGTATGGAATTGACGCAAGAACTTTATTAGTTGAATTAGGTAATAGA contains the following coding sequences:
- the dmpG gene encoding 4-hydroxy-2-oxovalerate aldolase, with translation MDLRGKKITIHDMSLRDGMHSVRHQFTLEQMKDMSVAMDKAGVPMIEVTHGDGLGGSSLNYGYGLHTDEEWLDAVVPNMTQAKISALLLPGIGIVKDLERAVEHGISTVRVATHSTEADCSAQHIKAAVGMNLDTVGFLMMAHMVDEKRLVEEARKMVSYGANCIYATDSAGYLLPDMVSSRIAALKKEFGDEIELGFHGHNNMSMGVSNSLAAIEAGATRIDASLAGFGAGSGNTATEVLVAVCNRMGVETGVDLDLIEDAAEDIALPIMGKPTRISRDSLTLGYAGVYSSFLLFARRAEKKYGIDARTLLVELGNRGMIGGQEDMIDDCAMELAKERGLL
- a CDS encoding acetaldehyde dehydrogenase (acetylating) — encoded protein: MKINCALIGSGNIGTDLMYKLQRSEILNPLWMVGIDPESDGLLRAKEAGMKTTADGVDGLLPFIKEDGVKIAFDATSAYVHGENNRKLAELGVQVIDLTPAAIGPFCVPSVNMQELLDQNTQNVNMVTCGGQATIPMIAAVSKVQEVEYAEIIATAASKSAGPGTRANIDEFTETTKLGIEQVGGAKKGKAIIILNPAEPPLMMRDTIHCQTSESPDQEAITKSVKEMVAQVQKFVPGYALKNGPVFDGNKISIWLEVEGLGDYLPKYAGNLDIITAAASNIAEQMAEKIVKAETMSEQAVTATTTEQKGL